A stretch of DNA from Sugiyamaella lignohabitans strain CBS 10342 chromosome B, complete sequence:
TATCTCTTGAAGCAGATGAGTTGATCAGAGAGTCGAACTGTGGACCCTTAAGCGTTTATCCCCTATATGGTTCATTGCCTCCaagtcaacaacaaaaaatttTTGACCCTGCACCTGCTCCATTTACTCCTGGTGGCGCTCCGGGTCGTAAAGTAGTAGTTGGTACAAACATTGCAGAGACCTCGTTAACGATTGATGGAATTGTTTACGTGGTAGATCCAGGTTTTTCTAAACAAAAAGTTTACAATCCTCGTATCAGAGTGGAGTCCCTTCTTGTGGCACCAATTTCCAAAGCGTCTGCACAGCAAAGAGCTGGTCGTGCAGGTCGTACTAGACCAGGTAAATGTTTCCGTCTTTATACGGAGGATGCTTTTAAGAAAGAATTGAACGAGCAAAGTTACCCAGAGATTTTGAGAAGTAACCTTGCCAACACAGTCCTTGAGCTCAAAAAATTAGGAATTGACGACTTGGTTCACTTTGATTTCATGGACCCCCCAGCTCCTGAAACAATGATGAGAGCTCTAGAAGAACTAAACTTTTTAGGCTGTATTGACGATGATGGTGAACTTACACCTCTCGGTAGGATGGCATCGGAGTTTCCACTTGACCCAATGCTAGCTGTCATGCTTATAAAATCGCCTGAGTTCTACTGTTCAAATGAAATTCTATCTATTACTGCTCTGCTTAGTGTCCCTAATGTGTTTGTGCGACCGAATAATGCACGAAAGGCAGCTGATGAGATGAAGGGAGTATTTTCTCACCCAGACGGTGACCATCTGACATTGTTGAACGTATACCATGCGTTCAAAAGCCCTGAGGCTCAGCTTAATCCCTCTCAATGGTGTTATGACCACTTTTTGTCTCTAAGGTCACTTCAAAGTGCCGACAATGTACGCTTTCAACTAAAGAGAATTATGGAGAGAAATGATCTGTCCCTTGTGAGTACTCCATTTGAGGACAAGAATTATTACAACAATATTAGAAAATCTCTACTCTCTGGGTATTTTATGCAAGTTGCTAAGAGGATGAGTTCGCGCAAAGGTTACATAACTGTGAAGGACAATCAAGAGGTCTTAATTCACCCCAGTACGGTTATTGCCCAAGATAGTGACTGGGTGCTCTACAATGAATTTGTGCTTACGACTAAGAACTACATCCGCACTGTGACTGCCATTAAACCTGAGTGGCTGCTGGAGTTGGCCCCTGCATATTATGATATTGAAGCTTTCAAAAAGGGAAATGTTGACGTCCGGATGGGACTTGAAGCCGCTAAAGCTAAAGCCGATAGACTGAAGAAAAGCGATTCCAAGCGCAGCAAAGCATCGTATAAATAGATTGTACAGTTTTagtaatattatttataatgaATCACCTTTAAAAACCGATATATTATGCCTATAATGGGTATTTTTTAACCCCTATCGGACATACTAGCAGTAATTAACTATTGTCCTAAAGTGTAGAGATATCTGACGCGAGTTCCTTCGTCCTGTGTGTTGTTCAGCGTAGTTTTTGGCATAAACTTTTGGTCGTCGCTAGCCACATAACGATACCTAGCAATACCTTTTGTGGATTTATAATGAGAGACAAACTGTAAGGTCGAAGGATATGTTGTATCCGGGTTGAGGCCTTACCCGTCTTAGAAGTTAGTATAAGAAGACTTAATGTATTATAATTGAAAACTCACCTTAGAAGTTAGTATAAGAAGACTTAATGATAACCAAGCTTAGTCTTCCAACTTCTAAGGGAAACTACGAGTATTTATATGTCTCGGATCCCAGGGTTAGGTTACCTGCTATtgactgataagataagagtTGACATGTAAAAGGAAGCTATGTCTGACACAAACAACGAAGTGACGCGTTAGCTCAGTTGGTAGAGCGTCGGATTCCAAATCCGAAGGTCATTGGTTCGAGTCCTGTACGTgtcaatttttttaaacGAGGTATCTCTTGTTAgacaatatttttttgggaCCAATGTTACGGAATAGTGCAGCAAAATGATTTGAGAAATTTAAATGCTACTCTTTGTTTACAACGCGGCCTGAGAAGCTTACCACTTAGCAATATGCAGTACATAACTTATCTCTTTCCTGGGCCCTCAACAGCACCCTCAACAGCATTCATTGGTCCGATTCAACGTGAATTCAGCGTCCACGTTTATTGTAAAATcagttttcttttttaagGAACGTTagttatttttgtttatcaATTATAGCTCAAGCACTGTGTTCCCCGCATTGATAAGCTGATAGAGCGTCAAAATTGCGTCATTACAGGACTTTATGTAATGACCCTGTCTGAGAGTGCATTGAGGACTATATCGCAGTCCGAGGGATGAGGAAGGAGTGCATTGTCAAGTACCATCTATATGCTGAGATAACAGCTTAATGGGGATTGGTACCGTATTCCGATCAAATTGCAGGCAATTGCGTGATATGATTTCATCAGGTATTGCAATGGACGGAATCCGAAGACTAgtgctgatgttgaaagTATATAAAGGCATATACAGTCACTGCTTGAACCGTCCATTAAGTACTTGCTTCTTACAATGGCTACAGTGGCAAAGAGTGGAGCTGAGGTTAATCAGCATAAGCAGCTATTCAATAAACCAACTACCACAGCTGAGTCTCTGGCTGTGCATAAGTCCCAGTTCAGGTTCCCAGCCTACGCACCCACTTGGGACCCcaatgaaaaatataatccATACGATGAATTTGACTTTTCTGATCCCGGCCTACTCGCAGATGAGAAATTAGTGAATTTGTTTCCCAATGGTTTGCCCTCCACAGATGCGGACAAGAGGGCATCTGCTA
This window harbors:
- the PRP43 gene encoding DEAH-box ATP-dependent RNA helicase PRP43 (RNA helicase in the DEAH-box family; functions in both RNA polymerase I and polymerase II transcript metabolism; catalyzes removal of U2, U5, and U6 snRNPs from the postsplicing lariat-intron ribonucleoprotein complex; required for efficient biogenesis of both small- and large-subunit rRNAs; acts with Sqs1p to promote 20S to 18S rRNA processing catalyzed by endonuclease Nob1p; GO_component: GO:0030686 - 90S preribosome [Evidence IDA] [PMID 12150911]; GO_component: GO:0005739 - mitochondrion [Evidence IDA] [PMID 14576278]; GO_component: GO:0005739 - mitochondrion [Evidence IDA] [PMID 16823961]; GO_component: GO:0005634 - nucleus [Evidence IEA,IEA]; GO_component: GO:0071014 - post-mRNA release spliceosomal complex [Evidence IMP] [PMID 11886864]; GO_function: GO:0005524 - ATP binding [Evidence IEA,IEA]; GO_function: GO:0004004 - ATP-dependent RNA helicase activity [Evidence IMP] [PMID 11886864]; GO_function: GO:0004004 - ATP-dependent RNA helicase activity [Evidence IDA] [PMID 17875666]; GO_function: GO:0008026 - ATP-dependent helicase activity [Evidence IEA]; GO_function: GO:0004386 - helicase activity [Evidence IEA,IEA]; GO_function: GO:0016787 - hydrolase activity [Evidence IEA]; GO_function: GO:0003729 - mRNA binding [Evidence IDA] [PMID 23222640]; GO_function: GO:0003676 - nucleic acid binding [Evidence IEA]; GO_function: GO:0000166 - nucleotide binding [Evidence IEA]; GO_process: GO:0006200 - ATP catabolic process [Evidence IEA]; GO_process: GO:0008380 - RNA splicing [Evidence IEA]; GO_process: GO:0006397 - mRNA processing [Evidence IEA]; GO_process: GO:0000466 - maturation of 5.8S rRNA from tricistronic rRNA transcript (SSU-rRNA, 5.8S rRNA, LSU-rRNA) [Evidence IMP] [PMID 16382143]; GO_process: GO:0000463 - maturation of LSU-rRNA from tricistronic rRNA transcript (SSU-rRNA, 5.8S rRNA, LSU-rRNA) [Evidence IMP] [PMID 16382143]; GO_process: GO:0030490 - maturation of SSU-rRNA [Evidence IGI] [PMID 19801658]; GO_process: GO:0000462 - maturation of SSU-rRNA from tricistronic rRNA transcript (SSU-rRNA, 5.8S rRNA, LSU-rRNA) [Evidence IMP] [PMID 16382143]; GO_process: GO:0006364 - rRNA processing [Evidence IMP] [PMID 16227579]; GO_process: GO:0006364 - rRNA processing [Evidence IMP] [PMID 16382144]; GO_process: GO:0042273 - ribosomal large subunit biogenesis [Evidence IMP] [PMID 16382143]; GO_process: GO:0000390 - spliceosomal complex disassembly [Evidence IDA] [PMID 16357217]; GO_process: GO:0000390 - spliceosomal complex disassembly [Evidence IGI] [PMID 17875666]), whose protein sequence is MSEEPVTKKLKADDGASKSNPYLAHLENEKDSTVSNENATGISGIIRHESTAAQANKAEDGPLNPFNGKSLSQKYFDILKVRRNLPVHLQRDEFLKMFQSTQIMVFVGETGSGKTTQIPQFVAYDDLPHIQGKQIACTQPRRVAAMSVAKRVADEMDVKLGEEVGYSIRFEDKTSSNTFLKYMTDGMLLREAMTDPLLQRYSCIILDEAHERTLSTDILMGLIKQVASRRPDLKIIVMSATLDAEKFQSYFNDAPLLAVPGRTHPVEIYYTPEYQRDYLEAAIRTVLQIHASEAEGDILLFLTGEEEIEDACRKISLEADELIRESNCGPLSVYPLYGSLPPSQQQKIFDPAPAPFTPGGAPGRKVVVGTNIAETSLTIDGIVYVVDPGFSKQKVYNPRIRVESLLVAPISKASAQQRAGRAGRTRPGKCFRLYTEDAFKKELNEQSYPEILRSNLANTVLELKKLGIDDLVHFDFMDPPAPETMMRALEELNFLGCIDDDGELTPLGRMASEFPLDPMLAVMLIKSPEFYCSNEILSITALLSVPNVFVRPNNARKAADEMKGVFSHPDGDHLTLLNVYHAFKSPEAQLNPSQWCYDHFLSLRSLQSADNVRFQLKRIMERNDLSLVSTPFEDKNYYNNIRKSLLSGYFMQVAKRMSSRKGYITVKDNQEVLIHPSTVIAQDSDWVLYNEFVLTTKNYIRTVTAIKPEWLLELAPAYYDIEAFKKGNVDVRMGLEAAKAKADRLKKSDSKRSKASYK